The Bacillota bacterium region CTGGCCCGGGCATGCCGCGAGGCCATTGCTCGCTACCGCGGCGACACCGGGGGTGAGGTCTCAGCAGACCTGATAGACATCCAAACAGGTGGCGGAGGGGGGCGCATTACCGGGCATCTCCACGGGGGGAGGCTGGAGAGCCTGAAGAGGGCCCACATGAACCACGTGCACCTGGCCTGCGGCATCGGCCAGGAGAGCCTGGGTGTCCTTTTCTACCTGGTATCAGCGGTAGAAGACGAGGTGTCCAGGCAGGGCCTCCACATACGCAAGGTGGAACGCGTCAGGCGAGATATCCAGGCACAACCCACGCCCGAGGAGCTCTCCCACTACAGGGCCACCTCCGACTCCAACCTCAGGCAAGGAAATAACACGCCTTCCCCTCGCCAAGTCCAGGATATCCACAACCTCAGGCTGGCCCTGGAGCTGGCCGAGGAGGTAGACGGTGCCTCCAACTTGCAGCATGCCCTGGAGTCCTTCGGGCCAGGTGGGCAGGCTGAGACGGGCTCAGCCCCGGTGCCCAGGGATGTGATAGAAACCCTCAGGGTACGCAGGCTCCTGGAGAGGGACGGCCTCACGTACCGCCTCACGGAGGAGGGCATAGCCCTGAGGAACTTCCTGCGAACTCACCGGAAGGAGATGGAGATGCACCTCCGCCGCATAGTGAGGCGCCTGCCCAGGGGCGCCGTGCCCAGGGCTTGCCAGCAGGGGAAGCCCTGCAAGGGCCAGGGGAGGCGGGGTCCGGGACCCAGGGCAGCAAAGGCTGTGGACGGTGAGTGGGCAGAAGAACTGGCAGTGGCTGAGACGGTGATTTCCTCAGCGGGCCGGTGCGCGGAGAGGAGTATCATCATACTGCCAGAGGACCTGTGGGTGGTCCACTATAAGAGCCGGAGATACTCTGACATATGCCTCCTTTTGGACGCCAGCGCCAGCATGGCGGGGCGCCGCATTAGGACCGGCAAGTACCTGGCCAGGCACCTTCTGCTCAAAAGCAAGGGGCGGATGGCGGTGATAACCTTCCAGGAGAGTCGCGTGGACATCAGGGTTCCCCTCACAAGGAGCTTCGATGAGGCCGAAAGGGGGCTGGGGGCCATCGTGCCCCAGGGCCTCACCCCCATGGCCCAGGGCATACTGGCGGCGGTGAAGTACATGAAGGAGGCCAGGGCGAGAAACCCCCTCATACTCATGATCACTGACGGGATACCCACGGTTGCCCTGAGGACCGCCAATCCCGTGGCCGACGCCCTGGCGTCAGCGGAGGAGATCCCGGAGGCCCGGGTGGACTTCGCCTGTGTCGGGCTGGAACCCAACAGGGGATTCCTGGACGAGCTGGCGAGGCGAGCTGAGGGTGCCCTCTACGTCCTGGAGGAGCTGGAAAAGGAAGATCTCGCACGAATCCTACAAAAAGAGTCCTCGAAGTAGGTCTCCAGTCCACGCGGCCTGTAGAGGAATCTCGCTGAGTACTATAGAAGTAGCCAAATAGCGGGATTCCAGACTCGTGTGGATTGGGAGTGAGCCCATATGTACAGGCTGATCCTGGTGCTGCTCTTTGCCTTGATTGTAGCGATGTTCGCCATACAGAACGCCCTGGTGGTGGATGTGAACTTTCTGTTCTGGACCCTTCACGGGATCTCGCTTGCCCTGGTGATACTGGGCGCCACCGCGGCCGGAGCCACTATCGTGGGGATCCTCTACGTCTTCAGGCAGGTCCAGTTCATGAGGACCCGCAAAGACCTTCTTTCCCAGGTGAAGAAGATGGAGGGTGACCTGAAGGAGAAGTGCCTGGAGGAGAACAGGCTGAGGGAGCAGGTGGACGTCCTGCGAAAGGCCTTGGAGGCTCAGGCGGCTGGCGGTCCTGAGCCCGTTCAACAGGCCTGATGGCTTCATTCTTCCCGCGCAGGCACCGGGAGAGAGTTCCATGGAGGGTGCTTCCCGGATGTGATGAGGGGAGCGCCCTTTCGCATAGCCTCGGCATTCACCCTGTCACTGCCCAGATCCTGGCCAGCCGCGGTATTGCCAATCCCGAGGCGGCTCGCCGCTTCCTCGATCCCCATACTCGCTACCTGGGGGATCCCTTCGATATGAAGGGGATGCCCGTGGCCGTGAAACGCCTTGAGAAAGCGTTTGAATCAGGAGAGCACGTGGCGATCTACGGGGACTACGATGTTGACGGTCTCTCCGCCACGGCCCTGCTGGTCCAGGTGTTCAGTAGCCTCGGTGTGGGGGTGTCCTGGTACATACCCCACCGCCTGGATGAGGGATACGGCGTCCATCGAGAGGCGGTGGAGGCCGTGGCGGGCCGGGGCGCATCCCTCATGGTGACGGTGGATACGGGGATAGGGGCGGCGGAGGAGGTCCGCCTTGCCCGGTCCCTGGGATTGGATGTGATAGTAACCGACCACCACCAGGTGGTAGGACCGCTGCCGGAGGCGTGCGTGATAAACCCGCTCCAGGAGGGGTGTGCCTACCCCTTCAAGGGGCTTTGCGGGGCGGGGATTGCCTTCCAGCTGGCCAGGGCGCTTGCTACCCGGGGGCTGCTGGGAGCGGGGGGAGATGACATGGTGATGTCCCTTGTGGACCTGGCCGCCCTGGGAACCCTGGCGGACCAGGTTCCATTACTCGAGGACAACCGGATTATAGCGTGCGAGGGCATCAGGGCCATGGGGCAATCCCTCAGGGTAGGTCTCCAAGCCCTGGCTAAAGTGGCGGGCTCGAAGGGAGTGGACGAGTACAGTGTTGGGTTTGGCCTGGCGCCAAGGCTCAACGCTGCAGGTAGGATGGGCAGCCCCGAGCCGGCCCTGGATCTACTGCTCACCTCCGACGATGAGCGGGCGAAGGACCTGGCGGCCCAGCTTGAACTGCTCAATGTGGAGAGGCAGGCCACCGAGAGCATCATACTCGAGGAGGCCGGCCACATCCTGAGCCTTGACCCGTCCCTCCTGGACGGTGTTGTGGTGCTGGCGTCCTGGGGGTGGCACCGAGGGGTGCTCGGCATAGTCGCCGCACGACTGGCCCAGGTCCACAACAGGGCCTGCATACTGGTATCTCTGGAAGACGGCATCGGGCGGGGGTCCGGGCGGAGCGTGCCCGGGGTAGACCTCTTAGACCTGGCGGGGCGCGCCTCGGAAACCCTCTTGAGACTGGGGGGCCACTCCCAGGCCATAGGTGTGGAACTCAGGGAGGACAAAGTGGACCAGTTCAGGAGGGTACTAGGCCAGCTGGCCCCCCCTGCGCGCCCCAGGGAGGTTCTGGCGGATGCCAGGGTCTCCCTGGGGGAGATGACATCCCATCTAGCCGCTGAGATGGGGGCGCTGGCTCCCTTCGGGCACGGAAACCCCAGGCCGCTCCTGGCGGTAGGGGCGTGGGCCTGGTCTGTGAGGCCCGTGGGCAAGGACGGGGGCCACCTGCAGATGAGGCTTACGGACGAGGAAGGCTCGGTCAGCCTGGATGCCGTAGCCTTCGGAATGGCCGGGGCCCGGGATACCCTTGATGCCCCCTGTGACTTCCTAGTGAGGCTGGAGGAGGACACCTGGCGCGGCCGGAAGCGCCCCAGGGCCATAGTTGAAGACCTGCGGGCCTGGGAGGGCTGGGCCCATGACTGGCTCAGATCCGGGGAGTATCACCGGTTTTTCGGCCACCGGGTGCTGGTTGCTTTGCCTGATGAGGTGCCGTTGATGGCCCCTGTGCCAAGGCCACCCCGGTTTCCCCCTGGTGGTCCAGTGCCTCAGGATGCCTCATGGCGGGTCCAGGACATAAGGCCGATTATGGAAAGGCTGGCTCGGGAGGCTCCGGGCCGCACGCTGGTAGTATTGGCAGGTGCGCGGCAGGTGGTATGGTGGGCCCATCACCTCGCTATAGCTCACAGCGAACGTGCGGTGCAGGCCTGCCACGGCCTTGAGCCGGTGACGCCTCCAGATAACTACGAAGTGCTCGTGGTATCATTCGAGCTCTACCGCCAGTGGCGGCGCGCCTGCCCTAGGACATGGACGAACCCTGCCCTGGTGGCGTTCCCCGGCTGTCTTGAGGTGGAAACCTTGTCCGAAGGCAGGTGGGCGTGGGAAGAGGTGGGTCCCGACGTTACTGTTGTGGATGCCAAGCGTAACACAAACCGGGCAGCCTATGTGGAGAGCCTAGCCATGCAGGGACCGTGCTTCGTCTACACGAACACTCCCTCCAGATCCGGCCAGGTGGCAAAGGCGTTGCGCCAGGTACTGAAGCCCAAAGGGCTGGAGGCGATGTACTATCACCCTGGCCTGGGGGCGAAGGCCAGAGGCAGGCTGGCGGCGGAGTTCTCGGAAGGACACATCGCTGTCCTGGTGGGCACAGGAGCCGAGGGACTGCCCTCGAAGGGGATAGAGGTTGTCTTCTGGGACATGCCCCTGGGGCCGGCGGAGTTTCGTTTCACGTCCGCCCTCGCGCTCCCAGATGCCCGGGTGCACCTGCTATACAGCGCTGAGGATGCCGCCAGGGCGGATGCCATGGTACGCGCCGCGATGCCTGGCCGGGCGCTCCTGGTGAGCCTGTACACTGTCATAAGGGACCGTGGACCGGTTGCCTACCGGTGGCCAGAGGACATCGCAAGGATGCTCCCGGGCAAGCCTGCGAGGGCCCTGGTTTATGGCCTCGAGGTACTGATTGAACTTGGCCTGGTGCTGAAGGAGGGCACGGGCCCGTGGGCCCTAAGGGCCGTTGAGCCTGAAGAGAGGCGGGATCTGTGCGACAGCGTCAGGTTCAGGGAGGCATCCCTCATCCTCTCCGAATTCGAGGAGTGGCAGAGGCGGGCGCTGGGGGACCCGGTTCACGGACTGTCTGGCCTGTAGGTGTATTACAGGGAAGTGCCTCGGTAGGCAGAACACGGTTCGTTTCAGTCCTGTCTCAGTCAGGTCCCCGGGTCCCGACATTCGCGTTAAGCTCCTCGAACAGTTCACGAGCCGAAGCGTAGGATTTCGCTGGGATTCTTCCGCCAGCAATAGCTCTTACTTCCTGTATGGCTGCTTCGGTTTCAGCACTATAGATGGGCTGCTTCATCTCAAAAGGCAGGCCGCCTACCATTAAGGACTGATGCAGGAAGATGTTCACCGCACCGGTTACAGTAATGCTGAAATTTGGCGAAA contains the following coding sequences:
- a CDS encoding VWA domain-containing protein is translated as MRQLIGLAAGLRERLHRGAVRIGEACCASYFVHCIDPSVPEEVRVLPRCDAGGTFYGRANPGEIIHLDIFHDVGLVVPQPLARACREAIARYRGDTGGEVSADLIDIQTGGGGGRITGHLHGGRLESLKRAHMNHVHLACGIGQESLGVLFYLVSAVEDEVSRQGLHIRKVERVRRDIQAQPTPEELSHYRATSDSNLRQGNNTPSPRQVQDIHNLRLALELAEEVDGASNLQHALESFGPGGQAETGSAPVPRDVIETLRVRRLLERDGLTYRLTEEGIALRNFLRTHRKEMEMHLRRIVRRLPRGAVPRACQQGKPCKGQGRRGPGPRAAKAVDGEWAEELAVAETVISSAGRCAERSIIILPEDLWVVHYKSRRYSDICLLLDASASMAGRRIRTGKYLARHLLLKSKGRMAVITFQESRVDIRVPLTRSFDEAERGLGAIVPQGLTPMAQGILAAVKYMKEARARNPLILMITDGIPTVALRTANPVADALASAEEIPEARVDFACVGLEPNRGFLDELARRAEGALYVLEELEKEDLARILQKESSK
- a CDS encoding LapA family protein; this translates as MYRLILVLLFALIVAMFAIQNALVVDVNFLFWTLHGISLALVILGATAAGATIVGILYVFRQVQFMRTRKDLLSQVKKMEGDLKEKCLEENRLREQVDVLRKALEAQAAGGPEPVQQA
- the recJ gene encoding single-stranded-DNA-specific exonuclease RecJ; the encoded protein is MLPGCDEGSALSHSLGIHPVTAQILASRGIANPEAARRFLDPHTRYLGDPFDMKGMPVAVKRLEKAFESGEHVAIYGDYDVDGLSATALLVQVFSSLGVGVSWYIPHRLDEGYGVHREAVEAVAGRGASLMVTVDTGIGAAEEVRLARSLGLDVIVTDHHQVVGPLPEACVINPLQEGCAYPFKGLCGAGIAFQLARALATRGLLGAGGDDMVMSLVDLAALGTLADQVPLLEDNRIIACEGIRAMGQSLRVGLQALAKVAGSKGVDEYSVGFGLAPRLNAAGRMGSPEPALDLLLTSDDERAKDLAAQLELLNVERQATESIILEEAGHILSLDPSLLDGVVVLASWGWHRGVLGIVAARLAQVHNRACILVSLEDGIGRGSGRSVPGVDLLDLAGRASETLLRLGGHSQAIGVELREDKVDQFRRVLGQLAPPARPREVLADARVSLGEMTSHLAAEMGALAPFGHGNPRPLLAVGAWAWSVRPVGKDGGHLQMRLTDEEGSVSLDAVAFGMAGARDTLDAPCDFLVRLEEDTWRGRKRPRAIVEDLRAWEGWAHDWLRSGEYHRFFGHRVLVALPDEVPLMAPVPRPPRFPPGGPVPQDASWRVQDIRPIMERLAREAPGRTLVVLAGARQVVWWAHHLAIAHSERAVQACHGLEPVTPPDNYEVLVVSFELYRQWRRACPRTWTNPALVAFPGCLEVETLSEGRWAWEEVGPDVTVVDAKRNTNRAAYVESLAMQGPCFVYTNTPSRSGQVAKALRQVLKPKGLEAMYYHPGLGAKARGRLAAEFSEGHIAVLVGTGAEGLPSKGIEVVFWDMPLGPAEFRFTSALALPDARVHLLYSAEDAARADAMVRAAMPGRALLVSLYTVIRDRGPVAYRWPEDIARMLPGKPARALVYGLEVLIELGLVLKEGTGPWALRAVEPEERRDLCDSVRFREASLILSEFEEWQRRALGDPVHGLSGL